Proteins encoded by one window of Plasmodium falciparum 3D7 genome assembly, chromosome: 4:
- a CDS encoding bifunctional dihydrofolate reductase-thymidylate synthase, translating to MMEQVCDVFDIYAICACCKVESKNEGKKNEVFNNYTFRGLGNKGVLPWKCNSLDMKYFCAVTTYVNESKYEKLKYKRCKYLNKETVDNVNDMPNSKKLQNVVVMGRTSWESIPKKFKPLSNRINVILSRTLKKEDFDEDVYIINKVEDLIVLLGKLNYYKCFIIGGSVVYQEFLEKKLIKKIYFTRINSTYECDVFFPEINENEYQIISVSDVYTSNNTTLDFIIYKKTNNKMLNEQNCIKGEEKNNDMPLKNDDKDTCHMKKLTEFYKNVDKYKINYENDDDDEEEDDFVYFNFNKEKEEKNKNSIHPNDFQIYNSLKYKYHPEYQYLNIIYDIMMNGNKQSDRTGVGVLSKFGYIMKFDLSQYFPLLTTKKLFLRGIIEELLWFIRGETNGNTLLNKNVRIWEANGTREFLDNRKLFHREVNDLGPIYGFQWRHFGAEYTNMYDNYENKGVDQLKNIINLIKNDPTSRRILLCAWNVKDLDQMALPPCHILCQFYVFDGKLSCIMYQRSCDLGLGVPFNIASYSIFTHMIAQVCNLQPAQFIHVLGNAHVYNNHIDSLKIQLNRIPYPFPTLKLNPDIKNIEDFTISDFTIQNYVHHEKISMDMAA from the coding sequence ATGATGGAACAAGTCTGCGACGTTTTCGATATTTATGCCATATGTGCATGTTGTAAGGTTGAAAGCAAAAATGaggggaaaaaaaatgagGTTTTTAATAACTACACATTTAGAGGTCTAGGAAATAAAGGAGTATTACCATGGAAATGTAATTCCCTagatatgaaatatttttgtgCAGTTACAACATATGTGAATGAatcaaaatatgaaaaattgaaatataagagatgtaaatatttaaacaaaGAAACTGTGGATAATGTAAATGATATGCCTAATtctaaaaaattacaaaatgtTGTAGTTATGGGAAGAACAAGCTGGGAAAGCATtccaaaaaaatttaaaccTTTAAGCAATAGGATAAATGTTATATTGTCTAGAAccttaaaaaaagaagattttGATGAAGATGTTTATATCATTAACAAAGTTGAAGATCTAATAGTTTTACTTGGGAAATTAAATTActataaatgttttattataggAGGTTCCGTTGTTTATCAAGAATTTTtagaaaagaaattaataaaaaaaatatattttactagAATAAATAGTACATATGAATGTGATGTATTTTTTCcagaaataaatgaaaatgagtATCAAATTATTTCTGTTAGCGATGTATATACTAGTAACAATACAACATTGgattttatcatttataagaaaacgaataataaaatgttaaatgaacaaaattgtataaaaggagaagaaaaaaataatgatatgccTTTAAAGAATGATGACAAAGATACATgtcatatgaaaaaattaacagaattttacaaaaatgtagacaaatataaaattaattatgaaaatgatgatgatgatgaagaagaagatgattttgtttattttaattttaataaagaaaaagaagagaaaaataaaaattctaTACATCCAAATgattttcaaatatataatagcttgaaatataaatatcatcCTGAATAccaatatttaaatattatttatgatatTATGATGAATGGAAATAAACAAAGTGATCGAACGGGAGTAGGTGTTTTAAGTAAATTCggatatattatgaaatttGATTTAAGTCAATATTTCCCATTATTAACTACgaagaaattatttttaagagGAATTATTGAAGAATTGCTTTGGTTTATTAGAGGAGAAACAAATGGTAATACGTTGTTAAATAAGAATGTAAGGATATGGGAAGCTAATGGTACTAGGGAATTTTTAGATAATAGAAAATTATTTCATAGAGAAGTTAACGATTTAGGACCTATTTATGGTTTTCAATGGAGACATTTCGGTGctgaatatacaaatatgtatgataattatgaaaataaaggAGTGGatcaattaaaaaatataataaatttaattaaaaatgatcCTACAAGTAGAAGAATTCTTTTGTGTGCATGGAATGTAAAAGATCTTGACCAAATGGCATTACCTCCTTGTCATATTTTATGTCAGTTTTATGTTTTCGATGGGAAATTATCATGTATTATGTATCAAAGATCATGTGATTTAGGGCTAGGAGTACCTTTTAATATTGCTTCTTATTCTATTTTTACTCATATGATTGCACAAGTCTGTAATTTGCAACCTGCGCAGTTCATACACGTTTTAGGAAATGCACatgtttataataatcaCATTGATAGTTTAAAAATTCAACTTAACAGAATACCCTATCCATTCCCAACACTTAAATTAAATCcagatattaaaaatattgaagaTTTTACAATTTCGGATTTTACAATACAAAATTATGTTCATCATGAAAAAATTTCAATGGATATGGCTGCTTAA
- a CDS encoding LETM1-like protein, putative, with the protein MILQEVNKKNYFYCINKYYGCVKRTFYSYKNIKFYKKNNLYINEYEKNKTISYKDISIGISREYFNNKRYYNKLIINNKHKVDDNVFITPTVLSKHLKSKYFSTSHETLKGVNNISTNCENIKKKKKNEQQKNEENKVEEKHNKENKIEEEHNKVNQLKEEHNKVNQLKEQHNKVNQLKEQHNKVNQLKEQHNKVNQLKEQHNIEFPATLKPSNINNKKGVYHEEREETINKDHEGKIKNANTYPHINKIEDNRNEHIDMINILKKKKIIINEKETKITKFCNKSNKALKCVISILKKTSNKIKIIILQPSILKVYYENIKKNIKHTIVWVKTGILLFLTNMKISKNLIIKRLKGYRLSYSEYKLLIRTMNDMFKLIPFSFFIIIPFAEFLLPIFLKIYPNLLPSTFKNDDNFNNIKKNLYAKEQLAKFLQQLIEEKEKQLNENIGIDSEKKKNILNKFHQQLINKDEKDINPFLSVNDTLKIAKIFKEDFVLDQMNLKTLQTICHLLGLKPYGIHYHVVLQLRHHFLRLQREDRELIYEGVDNLKHNSLVEICRDRGMNFNTTEKEMKVQIQQWLQLASIKEVPYILLLYIRCVVVTHAIMDIHDEEKKNQNLQNGNNNNNKGTSNNNNINNNNNNNNNNNNNNNNNHSDNNNNIPHSSHIDDKQKLIQEAKEKLDDLKMKEQEIKKNINKQTDEDDIHNKENNVKVDFVKKNKYLQNELNMLKRICDLQHKELKIAFTSLTELAEKKQSCDINQLIKNMSQRLLDIEKHISELNVHKQVEMDEYFYPEDKKTDDSLNVKN; encoded by the exons atgatacttCAAGaggttaataaaaaaaattatttttattgtattaataaatattatgggTGTGTGAAACGTACCTTTTATagttataagaatataaaattttataaaaaaaataatttatatataaacgaatatgaaaaaaataaaactataAGTTACAAGGACATTAGTATAGGTATATCTAgagaatattttaataataaaagatattataataaattaataataaataacaaacACAAAGTTGATgataatgtatttattacTCCTACGGTTTTGTCAAAACATTTAAAAAGCAAATATTTTTCGACAAGTCATGAAACCCTTAAAGgagttaataatatatcaaccaattgtgaaaatataaaaaaaaaaaaaaaaaatgaacaacaaaaaaatgaagaaaataaagtcgaagaaaaacataataaagaaaataaaatcgAAGAAGAACATAATAAAGTAAATCaattaaaagaagaacaTAATAAAGTAAATCAATTGAAAGAACAACATAATAAAGTAAATCAATTGAAAGAACAACATAATAAAGTAAATCAATTAAAAGAACAACATAATAAAGTAAATCAATTAAAAGAACAACACAATATAGAATTCCCTGCTACACTAAAACCTAGCAACATTAACAATAAAAAGGGTGTGTATCATGAAGAAAGAGAAGAGACAATTAACAAAGACCATGaagggaaaataaaaaatgcaaATACATATCCtcatataaacaaaatagaAGATAATAGAAATGAACATATTGATatgattaatattttaaaaaaaaaaaaaattataataaatgaaaaagaaactAAAATAACGAAATTTtgtaataaaagtaataaagCTTTAAAATGTGTTATatcaattttaaaaaaaacgagtaataaaataaaaattattatattacaacCTTCCATATTAAAAgtttattatgaaaatataaaaaaaaatataaagcaTACAATAGTATGGGTAAAAACGggtatattgttatttttaacaaatatgaaaatatcaaaaaattTGATTATTAAAAGATTAAAAGGTTATCGATTATCTTATTcagaatataaattattaattagaACTATGAATGATATGTTTAAATTAAttccattttctttttttataataataccaTTTGCTGAATTTCTGTTaccaatatttttaaaaatatatcctaATCTTTTACCATCCAcatttaaaaatgatgataattttaataatattaaaaaaaatttatatgcaAAAGAGCAGCTAGCCAAATTTTTACAACAGCTCAtagaagaaaaggaaaagcaGTTAAATGAAAACATAGGAATTGATtcagagaaaaaaaaaaatattttaaataaattccatcaacaattaattaataaagatgaaaaagataTTAATCCTTTCCTTAGTGTTAATGATACTTTAAAAATTgcaaaaatttttaaagaaGATTTTGTATTAGATCAAATGAACTTAAAAACATTACAAACAATATGTCATCTTTTAGGATTGAAACCATATGGTATACATTATCATGTTGTATTACAATTAAGACATCATTTCTTAAGATTACAAAGAGAAGATAGagaattaatatatgaagGTGTTGATAATTTAAAACATAACTCATTAGTAGAAATATGTAGAGATAGAGGTATGAACTTTAATACAACcgaaaaagaaatgaaagtACAAATTCAACAATGGTTACAACTAGCTAGCATTAAAGAAGTTCCATATATACTTCTCTTATATATTAGATGTGTAGTTGTAACACATGCCATCATGGATATacatgatgaagaaaaaaaaaatcaaaactTACAAAATggaaacaacaacaataataagggtactagtaataataataatattaataataacaataataataataacaataataacaataacaataacaataatcattctgataataataataacattccTCATTCATCACACATTGATGATAAACAAAAACTAATACAAGAAGCTAAAGAAAAATTAGatgatttaaaaatgaaagaacaagaaattaaaaaaaatattaacaaaCAAACAGACGAAGACGATATACAcaataaggaaaataatgTCAAGGTTgattttgttaaaaaaaataaatatttgcaGAATGAATTGAACATGTTGAAGCGTATTTGTGACTTACAGCACAa AGAACTTAAAATTGCCTTTACCTCCTTAACAGAACTAGCCGAAAAAAAACAATCAT gcGACATTAACCAACTAATCAAAAATATGTCCCAAAGATTGCTAGATATTGAAAAACACATTAGCGAACTGAATGTACATAAGCAAGTGGAAATG gatgaatatttttatcccGAAGATAAAAAAACTGACGATTCTTtgaatgtaaaaaattaa